Sequence from the Streptomyces sp. NBC_00440 genome:
GTGGGCCATCGGATGCAGCGCGACCACCGGATCGCCGGTACGTCCCGCCCAGCACCGCAGCGCGACCTGCTGCGCCATCGTGCCGGTGGGGAAGAAGGCGGCTGCCGGGAACCCGAGCAGCCCGGCGACCCGCTCCTCCAGCGCGGCGACGACCCCGCCGCCGTATATGTCCACCGGTTCGTCCAGGTCGTACACCGTGCCCGCGTCCGCCGCCAGTGCGGTCAGCTGCTCGCCCAGGGTGACGATCGCGTGCGGCCTCGACAGCACCCGCTTCGCGCCCCGCATCGCCGCGACCCTGCGCTGCGCAGCGTCCTGCGGGGGCTGTTCGGCCTGTTCGGCCTGCTCGTTCTGCTCGGCCCGCCGGGGCTGCTCGCCCCCGCCGGCCTGCTTCTTTCCACTGTCGTGCCCGGTCCTGCTGTGCTGCCCGGCGCCGTCGGTCCCGGTGATGTCCGCCTCGTTCGTCATGCGCCGATCCTCGTCCGCAGCCTGTGGACAGTCCAACGAGTTCCCCCGAATCCTGGGCGTAGCATGACGGGGAAATCGTCCGGTACCCCTCGCGGACTGGAACGGAAGGCCGTCCCACGTGAACGCATCAGCAGAATCCCGCCCCGCGCGGCTCACCGTCGGCGTGGTCGGAGCGGGCCGGGTGGGCCCCGCGCTCGCCGCCGCGCTCCAGCTCGCCGGGCACCGCCCGGTCGCCGCGTCCGGTGTCTCCGACGCATCCGTCCGCAGGGCCGCCGTCCTGCTCCCCGACGTCCCCCTGGTCACCCCGGCCGAGGTGCTGGCCCGCGCCGAGCTGGTCCTGCTGACGGTGCCGGACGACGCGCTTCCCGCGCTGGTGGAGGGCCTGGCCGAGACCGGCGCCGTCCGGCCCGGACAGCTCCTGGTCCATACGTCGGGCCGGTTCGGCACCGGCGTGCTCGACCCCGCCCTGCGCGCCGGAGCCCTGCCGCTCGCACTGCACCCGGCGATGACCTTCACCGGCACATCCGTGGACGTCCAGCGGCTGGCCGGCTGCTCCTTCGGCGTGACCGCACCCGATGAGCTGCGGCTCGCGGCCGAGGCGCTGGTCATCGAGATGGGCGGCGAACCCGAGTGGATCTCGGAGGAGTCCCGTCCGCTCTACCACGCGGCGCTCGCCCTCGGCGCGAATCACCTGGTCACCCTGGTCGCCCAGTCGATGGAGCTGCTGCGTAAGGCGGGGGTGGCGGCCCCCGACCGGATGCTCGGGCCGCTCCTCGGCGCCGCCCTCGACAACGCCCTCAGGTCCGGCGACGCCGCGCTGACCGGGCCGGTCGCCCGGGGCGACGCGGGTACGGTCGCGGCGCACGTCGAGGAGTTGCGCAAGCACGCCCCGCAGGCCGTCGCCGGCTATCTCGCGATGGCCCGTACGACGGCGGACCGCGCCCTCGCACACGGGCTGCTCAAGCCGGAACTGGCCGAGGACCTGCTGGGAGTCCTCGCGGACGGAGAGACGCGATGACCACG
This genomic interval carries:
- a CDS encoding Rossmann-like and DUF2520 domain-containing protein, producing MNASAESRPARLTVGVVGAGRVGPALAAALQLAGHRPVAASGVSDASVRRAAVLLPDVPLVTPAEVLARAELVLLTVPDDALPALVEGLAETGAVRPGQLLVHTSGRFGTGVLDPALRAGALPLALHPAMTFTGTSVDVQRLAGCSFGVTAPDELRLAAEALVIEMGGEPEWISEESRPLYHAALALGANHLVTLVAQSMELLRKAGVAAPDRMLGPLLGAALDNALRSGDAALTGPVARGDAGTVAAHVEELRKHAPQAVAGYLAMARTTADRALAHGLLKPELAEDLLGVLADGETR